From the Lepus europaeus isolate LE1 chromosome 12, mLepTim1.pri, whole genome shotgun sequence genome, one window contains:
- the LOC133771163 gene encoding LOW QUALITY PROTEIN: TP53-regulated inhibitor of apoptosis 1-like (The sequence of the model RefSeq protein was modified relative to this genomic sequence to represent the inferred CDS: deleted 1 base in 1 codon; substituted 1 base at 1 genomic stop codon) — protein sequence MNSVGEACTDMKCEYDHCFNRWFVERFLKGHGSGDPCTNLFKRYQQCVQKAIKEKEIPTEGLELMGHSXEKPKNSS from the exons ATGAACAGTGTTGGGGAGGCGTGTACAGACATGAAATGCGAGTACGACCATTGCTTCAATCGCTGGTTTGTTGAGAGGTTCCTCAAGGGGCATGGTTCCGGGGACCCATGCACCAACCTGTTCAAGCGTTACCAGCAGTGCGTTCAGAAAGCAATAAAGGAGAAAGAGATTCCTACTGAAGGA CTGGAGCTCATGGGCCATAGCTAAGAAAAGCCTAAAAACTCCTCTTGA
- the LOC133770912 gene encoding olfactory receptor 1L3-like produces MSNLTMLSEFVLLGLSSRPEDQKPLFALFLIIYLVTVLGNLLIILAIHSHPQLQNPMYFFLSILSSADICYTNVIIPKMLVNFLSEKKTISYAECLTQMHFFLVFGNVDSYLLAAMAIDRYVAICNPFHYVTVMNRGRCLLLLVFSITFSYLHSLLHVLLASQLTFCASNVIHHLFCDVNPVLKLSCSSTFVNEVLVMTEGLASVMAPFVCIVMSYLGILAVILRIPSAAGKHKAFSTCSSHLTVVILFYGSISYVYFKPLSNYSVKDRIATVIYTVLTSMLDPFIYSLRNKDMKHGLRKLMNIKFQMKNLSSININKIHGP; encoded by the coding sequence ATGTCCAACCTGACAATGCTTTCTGAATTCGTACTCCTGGGACTGTCTTCCAGGCCTGAGGACCAGAAGCCACTCTTTGCCCTCTTTCTCATCATATACTTGGTCACCGTGTTAGGAAATCTGCTCATAATCTTGGCTATCCACTCTCATCCTCAACTCCAAaaccccatgtacttcttcctaaGCATCTTGTCCTCTGCTGATATTTGCTACACAAATGTCATAATCCCCAAGATGCTGGTTAACTTCTTGTCAGAGAAAAAGACCATTTCCTATGCTGAGTGCCTGACACAGATgcatttcttcctggtctttggAAACGTGGACAGTTATCTCCTGGCAGCTATGGCCATtgaccgctatgtggccatttgCAATCCCTTCCATTATGTCACTGTTATGAACCGCGGACGCTGTTTGTTGCTCCTGGTCTTCTCCATCACTTTCTCCTATCTTCATTCCCTCCTGCATGTCCTTCTGGCGAGTCAGCTCACCTTCTGTGCGTCAAATGTTATCCATCACCTTTTTTGTGATGTCAACCCCGTTCTCAAACTGTCCTGTTCTTCTACCTTTGTCAATGAAGTTCTGGTCATGACAGAAGGCCTGGCCTCTGTGATGGCTCCATTTGTCTGTATCGTCATGTCCTACCTGGGAATCCTCGCTGTTATTCTCAGGATTCCCTCGGCTGCTGGAAAACACAAagccttctccacctgcagctcccatCTCACTGTGGTGATCCTGTTTTACGGGAGTATCAGCTATGTTTACTTTAAGCCTTTGTCTAACTACAGTGTCAAGGACCGGATAGCAACCGTCATCTACACTGTGTTAACATCAATGTTGGACCCATTTATCTACAGTTTAAGAAACAAAGACATGAAACACGGCTTAAGGAAATTGATGAATATTAAGTTTCAAATGAAGAACTTGTCTTCTATAAAcatcaataaaatccatggacCGTGA